Genomic window (Phragmites australis chromosome 21, lpPhrAust1.1, whole genome shotgun sequence):
ACAAGAAGGTTCTACATTAATTTTCTTTGAGAAACTTAAACAGGCAGTTTTAACAAATAAGCAAGCATCAATTTGGGTGTATAAAGATGCAAGAACTTACAAGAAGAACTGATTTGATATTGCCCATTGTAAGAGGGGGCTCAAGGCCTCCTTGCTTCTGAATCCTCAAGAGGACATCAATCAAGTCTTCTGAATCCTCCTGTGTTCTTCTCTCACCGTGCTCACTTATGATGCCATCCATGAACTTAAATAAGCCATCCATGAATACCTCTATCTTACTCAATATTGTGCGGCTCATAGCACATGCCAGCCGCGACGACGGGTACAAGTCTGCTAGGCGAAAAGTTCCCGCCAACTTGATGGCCTCTGTAACGTAGCGCATGAAGGCGTTCCGGTCGCTAAGCCGATCACTCATGATGGTATGCGCCCCTACGTCGTTACCATAAGAGGTGACTAGCTCGCTGAGGTTCACAGCCGGAGTTGTCGCAGAGGAGATAGCTTGCACAAGTCgcatcacctcctcctcccggatGGCCCAGAAAGACTGAACACGCTTTGCACTTAGAAGCTCAACCGTGGTGATTTTGTGAAGCTGCCGCCAGTGATTGCCGTACGGGGCTAGCGAAATGTCATCGCCTTGTTTTCTCATGATCTTGACTGTTGTGGTCTGTGGCCTTGAGGCGAGGAAGGCATCATTGGTCTTCATGACCTCCTCGGCCGCCTCACGGGAGGAGGCAACAATGACAGGAAGCTCGCCGAACTCAAGGGACATTAGAGGGCCATGGCGTCGCGACAGTTCGCGTAGAACACGATGCGGTTGTGCGCGGAGCATGTGGTGGAGGCTGCTGATTACCGGGAGCTTCCAGGGCCCCGGTGGGAGACGTAGGCCATCGTAACGGGAGCCAACGGAAGTTGTTTGAGATTTTATGAGGTAAAGTAGAGGGACAAGAGCGAGGATGCAGTAGAAGACAGATGTGCTATCCATGGCTTGGGAATTTCGCTAGAACGAGTGGGTTCCAAAACGTCAATACctgtgcatatatatagagtAATGCTACGCCCAAGGTGGTTAATTTACTTAGGCCTTCTTATCGCATCCAAAAGGCTAGAGGCTTTCACGACCAGAGACACTCGATTAGAGGCTGCCCGCAAGACCACGCCTAATATTCACAAAGTCGGGTGATATTTGCTCGTATGCGGTAACAAaaactcgaactcaagacctcacagcCTATGCGTACGCATGAGCCATCTAACCATCTCGGCTATTgtccgttcgtgagtatagtagcaaaataaatccttttgacatcttctgactgaacatttgaatagctatttggatatttaaatgatctcaaataaaaaagtgatcaactacaaagttgtaaatctcatcgagtactataattttcatataacgATTTctcccatccgacttcgtgtgaaaaagttatgaattttttaatgtgagctgtcatcgaccactccggcaactttattataattatttgggcatttaaatgacctctaattaaaaagatttcaactacaaagttgtaaatctcatcgatagctataatttttatataaagtttttccccatccgacttagtatggaaaagttatgaattttttaagataaattgtgACCCTAACAATTATCAGTGG
Coding sequences:
- the LOC133903728 gene encoding desmethyl-deoxy-podophyllotoxin synthase-like produces the protein MDSTSVFYCILALVPLLYLIKSQTTSVGSRYDGLRLPPGPWKLPVISSLHHMLRAQPHRVLRELSRRHGPLMSLEFGELPVIVASSREAAEEVMKTNDAFLASRPQTTTVKIMRKQGDDISLAPYGNHWRQLHKITTVELLSAKRVQSFWAIREEEVMRLVQAISSATTPAVNLSELVTSYGNDVGAHTIMSDRLSDRNAFMRYVTEAIKLAGTFRLADLYPSSRLACAMSRTILSKIEVFMDGLFKFMDGIISEHGERRTQEDSEDLIDVLLRIQKQGGLEPPLTMGNIKSVLLNLLVGSTDTVPSVLQWAMAELMRNPEAMSKAQSEVRKAFMGQMKVTEEGLTKLSYLHWVIKETLRLHPPSPILLPRESQETCRVLGYDVPKGTIVLVNAWAISRDAEYWDEPEVFKPERFETDKRDFKGRDFEFTPFGAGRRICPGIVFGLAAIQLALANLLFYFDWNLLEGVSELDMEETMGITAKMKTDIWLKPVQRVPFVSTSVE